Proteins encoded together in one Desulfosporosinus meridiei DSM 13257 window:
- a CDS encoding RAxF-45 family protein — MNRDFAMLRLEQLPVTIFGIMYAVSFNGIAVPIFKQLSTDQQNHEMTRLP; from the coding sequence ATGAATCGTGATTTTGCAATGCTCCGTCTTGAACAGTTGCCAGTAACAATTTTCGGAATTATGTATGCAGTTTCATTTAACGGGATAGCTGTGCCCATTTTTAAGCAACTGAGTACGGATCAACAAAATCACGAAATGACACGCCTACCATGA
- a CDS encoding sigma-70 family RNA polymerase sigma factor: MKKDLIGRARQGDLDAWEVLIREIYPHASKQAFCLLRDKDLAQDAVQNTILKVFNNLSGLKDEVAFTGWWRRILTNEVYLLLRFSSRVMPGISPELLTTGELSVEDAVTLKLEMGQAIKRLPLEQQQILLDIDLRGLNLQEAAEEYNLPLGTVKSRLFRARARLQETLKDYRKKPKERLDMTLESSDIKDRICDYLEGTMEAAARNSFEQELSQNPAWQEEMKKQKDFLTFLHSLTGKITLSVAEIKDKVQAVIEKTEDYEEIVDATFFEQGKPTTMTSHIWFKKPDCYRTDGDSGVTGPITVIMKDGVMLSWLADKRQVSKLILSQEYRERGNFNFPDSLKAMVENKSSRILGTEYLQGRPVLHVQFSEKVPGLGEMNTHHWMDKETWMPIRTEYYNVKGELVNRREVRELRLNQGLPDSLFELDLPEGVTIEEENTQVLNLPQDIILTEAAERFDQVPYILEGQNYKIKHQWIEVKEGKGALLSMYFVLGEQNPLLIVTQGPVPHTNLPPNASQEPVELEFDGRKATGGLIKIDLAGVKYMLDWQDNGYYYSCGGQLEKDELLKIPGKLTRVLPRLSE; this comes from the coding sequence GTGAAAAAAGATCTAATTGGGAGGGCTCGGCAGGGTGACCTTGACGCTTGGGAAGTATTAATCCGGGAAATCTATCCCCATGCTTCTAAACAGGCTTTCTGCCTGCTGAGAGATAAAGATCTGGCCCAGGATGCCGTCCAAAACACTATACTTAAGGTTTTTAATAACCTGTCAGGCTTAAAAGATGAGGTTGCTTTTACCGGTTGGTGGCGGCGGATATTAACCAACGAAGTATACCTGTTGCTGCGTTTCAGCAGCAGGGTAATGCCGGGGATATCACCGGAACTTCTAACTACCGGGGAACTGTCTGTCGAGGATGCAGTCACGCTAAAGTTGGAAATGGGGCAGGCGATTAAAAGGCTTCCTCTGGAACAACAGCAAATCCTACTTGATATTGATCTGCGAGGATTGAATTTACAGGAAGCTGCTGAAGAATACAATCTACCTCTGGGAACAGTCAAGTCTCGGTTATTTCGGGCTCGGGCCCGTCTGCAGGAGACACTGAAAGATTATCGAAAAAAGCCAAAGGAGCGATTAGACATGACGTTAGAGTCATCAGATATCAAGGATCGAATTTGTGACTATTTGGAAGGAACCATGGAGGCAGCGGCCAGAAATTCTTTTGAGCAAGAACTTTCGCAAAACCCTGCCTGGCAAGAGGAGATGAAAAAGCAGAAGGACTTTTTGACATTCTTGCATTCATTAACCGGAAAAATAACCCTTTCCGTAGCCGAGATTAAGGATAAGGTGCAGGCGGTGATAGAGAAAACAGAGGATTACGAGGAAATCGTGGATGCTACTTTCTTTGAGCAGGGAAAACCGACCACCATGACCTCCCATATCTGGTTTAAAAAGCCCGATTGCTATCGGACAGACGGGGACAGTGGGGTAACCGGGCCCATAACGGTAATTATGAAAGACGGAGTTATGTTGAGTTGGCTTGCCGATAAGCGCCAAGTCAGTAAACTTATCTTAAGCCAGGAATACAGAGAACGCGGCAACTTTAATTTCCCGGACAGCCTCAAGGCCATGGTCGAGAATAAATCTAGCCGGATCTTAGGTACGGAATACCTGCAAGGTCGACCCGTTCTTCATGTGCAATTCAGTGAAAAAGTCCCCGGGCTGGGGGAAATGAATACGCATCACTGGATGGACAAAGAAACCTGGATGCCAATACGAACTGAATATTATAATGTCAAAGGAGAGCTGGTAAACCGCAGGGAAGTGAGGGAGCTTCGCCTCAATCAGGGACTGCCTGATTCCCTGTTTGAACTAGATCTTCCTGAAGGGGTAACTATTGAGGAGGAAAACACTCAAGTTCTCAATCTTCCTCAGGATATAATCCTGACGGAGGCAGCAGAGCGTTTTGATCAAGTGCCCTATATTTTGGAGGGTCAGAATTATAAGATCAAACACCAATGGATTGAAGTAAAAGAGGGTAAAGGTGCTCTGCTCAGTATGTATTTCGTCCTAGGTGAGCAGAACCCGTTGTTGATTGTTACCCAAGGGCCGGTGCCGCATACCAATCTACCTCCAAATGCTAGTCAAGAACCCGTAGAACTTGAGTTTGACGGCAGGAAAGCAACCGGAGGACTCATTAAGATAGATTTAGCGGGTGTCAAATATATGCTCGATTGGCAGGACAATGGCTACTATTATTCCTGCGGCGGGCAGCTAGAAAAGGATGAGTTGCTCAAAATTCCCGGAAAATTGACCCGGGTATTACCGCGCCTTAGTGAGTAG